In Arthrobacter citreus, a single genomic region encodes these proteins:
- a CDS encoding 5'-methylthioadenosine/S-adenosylhomocysteine nucleosidase, which translates to MLKKYGLLGIASALLISVSVGNNFKSNIAEAKTKELRPIIIEGPMPIEAEKFASKLKNVKVEKSGSFVFYKGTLDKYPVIVAKTGKGMENTAAATAIAIEKYKPIAIINQGTSGGHDPKLNVFDIVLGQKTTNIGSLKTETKDENQGIDATLWKPMDLMASEGSAGEDPNAEKPRFYDGNKDLLAAANAVKNKYTKGKVVEGTIGSADVWNNEVDRIKWFHTNYGTSVEEMEGAAAAQIAQAYNVPFLGIRVLSNNKTNGGQYNATTAEACQEYVVEVVQQYISKKSHK; encoded by the coding sequence ATGTTAAAAAAGTACGGTTTATTAGGAATTGCTAGTGCGTTATTAATCTCTGTATCTGTAGGTAATAACTTTAAATCAAATATTGCAGAAGCAAAAACTAAGGAATTAAGACCAATTATAATTGAAGGTCCAATGCCAATAGAAGCTGAAAAATTTGCAAGTAAGTTAAAAAATGTAAAAGTGGAAAAATCAGGTAGCTTCGTATTTTACAAAGGTACTTTAGATAAATATCCAGTTATCGTAGCAAAGACAGGTAAAGGTATGGAAAATACAGCTGCTGCTACTGCAATTGCTATTGAAAAATATAAACCAATCGCAATTATTAACCAAGGTACATCTGGTGGCCACGATCCAAAATTAAATGTTTTTGATATTGTATTAGGTCAAAAAACAACTAATATTGGTTCTTTAAAAACTGAAACGAAAGACGAAAACCAAGGAATTGATGCAACTCTTTGGAAACCAATGGACTTAATGGCTTCAGAAGGTAGCGCTGGTGAAGATCCAAATGCTGAAAAACCACGCTTTTACGATGGTAATAAAGATTTATTAGCGGCTGCTAATGCAGTAAAAAATAAATACACTAAAGGTAAAGTTGTAGAAGGTACAATCGGTTCTGCTGATGTATGGAATAATGAAGTTGATCGCATTAAATGGTTCCATACTAATTATGGTACTTCAGTAGAAGAGATGGAAGGTGCTGCTGCAGCTCAAATCGCTCAAGCTTATAATGTACCTTTCTTAGGAATTCGTGTTTTATCAAACAACAAAACAAATGGTGGTCAATACAATGCAACGACTGCTGAAGCATGCCAAGAGTATGTAGTTGAAGTAGTTCAGCAATATATTTCTAAAAAATCACATAAGTAA
- a CDS encoding metalloregulator ArsR/SmtB family transcription factor, with translation MQLNKIVEFHKALGDLTRVRIIALLQQGPLNGQEIASKLGLKPPTITHHMTKLREVGLVKERRDKNTIYFTLNTKILEMSAKAIFTVGTGGDSNMEMSVTESERTSIINNFFTKEGKLKVYPAQRKKKLVVLEHMIKGLEFGRVYPEKEINEYLKEFHEDYATLRRELIMCQFMYRENNQYELNPVELWWLK, from the coding sequence GTGCAGTTAAATAAAATTGTAGAATTCCACAAAGCTTTAGGTGATCTTACTCGTGTACGCATTATTGCTTTATTGCAACAAGGTCCATTAAACGGGCAAGAAATTGCAAGTAAATTAGGTCTTAAACCACCAACAATAACTCACCATATGACTAAACTTAGAGAAGTTGGACTTGTTAAAGAACGCCGTGATAAAAATACAATCTATTTCACTTTAAATACAAAAATTTTAGAAATGAGTGCTAAAGCTATTTTTACTGTAGGAACAGGAGGAGATTCCAATATGGAAATGTCAGTTACTGAAAGTGAACGCACTAGCATTATTAATAATTTCTTTACGAAAGAAGGAAAACTTAAAGTTTACCCCGCACAACGAAAGAAAAAACTCGTCGTTTTAGAGCATATGATTAAGGGATTAGAATTTGGAAGGGTTTATCCAGAGAAAGAAATAAACGAGTATTTAAAGGAATTTCATGAAGATTATGCTACGTTAAGACGAGAGCTTATCATGTGTCAGTTTATGTACCGTGAAAATAATCAATATGAATTAAACCCTGTTGAGTTATGGTGGTTGAAGTAA
- a CDS encoding MFS transporter has product MGILKFHKNIKIRLLESFLSSSIGSMIFPFMAIYLSKHFGVKQAGLLLLVNVFIGIIMNFFGGYFSDQFGRKKTMVFAETLRLLAFITMMFCNSPWYTSPHITFLMMTLNSICWGLAGPANQAMLIDVSKPEERKLMYSIMYWSNNLSIAIGGMLGGFLFKTYFFELLLALSFASLVTWILITFFVEESLVTEKTETKTIGHHAHKMISNYRDVFQDKLFILYVLAGLLVLSMEFQLTNYISIRLANDFHTQHLFAWTFGGIEMTGFLRTENTILVVVMALFASKIVSKLDDQKTLIWSCIAFVSGYAVISYSNSILLLFIAMFVATVAEVLRVPVQQNYMANLPADETRSSYMAVAGLSFNLAMFICSMTVSLSAYLSKLSTSIFLTSLGVIGILMFVRITPALERRIKGEVLQEQGHSVEVNS; this is encoded by the coding sequence ATGGGGATACTTAAGTTTCACAAAAATATAAAGATTCGATTACTCGAATCTTTTTTAAGTTCATCGATTGGAAGTATGATCTTCCCATTTATGGCGATTTATTTATCAAAGCATTTTGGTGTAAAACAAGCTGGTTTGCTTTTACTTGTAAATGTATTTATTGGAATTATAATGAACTTTTTTGGAGGATATTTTTCAGATCAATTTGGTCGAAAAAAGACAATGGTGTTTGCTGAAACATTACGTTTACTAGCGTTTATTACGATGATGTTTTGTAATTCACCTTGGTATACATCTCCTCATATTACATTCTTGATGATGACTTTAAATAGTATCTGTTGGGGACTAGCAGGTCCTGCGAATCAAGCGATGTTAATTGATGTAAGTAAACCGGAAGAACGAAAACTTATGTATTCGATTATGTATTGGTCGAATAATTTATCAATTGCAATTGGTGGAATGCTTGGCGGATTTTTATTTAAAACGTATTTTTTTGAATTACTATTAGCTCTTTCATTTGCCTCGCTAGTTACATGGATTTTAATTACCTTTTTTGTTGAAGAAAGTTTGGTCACTGAAAAGACAGAAACGAAGACGATTGGTCATCACGCTCATAAAATGATTTCTAATTATCGGGACGTTTTTCAAGATAAGCTGTTTATTCTTTATGTACTAGCAGGTTTACTAGTACTCTCGATGGAATTTCAATTAACAAATTATATTAGTATTCGATTAGCGAACGATTTCCACACACAGCATTTATTTGCCTGGACATTTGGTGGAATCGAGATGACAGGTTTCCTTCGTACAGAAAATACGATTCTAGTAGTTGTAATGGCACTTTTTGCTTCTAAAATAGTAAGTAAATTGGACGATCAAAAAACATTAATTTGGAGTTGTATAGCCTTTGTAAGTGGTTATGCAGTAATTTCATATAGTAATTCTATTTTGCTTTTATTTATAGCGATGTTTGTAGCAACTGTTGCCGAAGTTTTAAGAGTACCAGTACAACAAAATTATATGGCTAATTTACCAGCTGATGAAACAAGAAGTTCATATATGGCAGTTGCAGGTTTATCGTTCAATTTAGCGATGTTTATATGTTCAATGACTGTTTCGCTAAGCGCGTATTTATCAAAACTTTCTACATCCATCTTTTTAACAAGCTTAGGTGTAATCGGAATTCTTATGTTTGTAAGAATTACACCTGCATTAGAAAGAAGAATTAAAGGAGAAGTATTACAGGAGCAAGGGCATTCAGTTGAAGTGAATTCTTGA